A single Triticum dicoccoides isolate Atlit2015 ecotype Zavitan chromosome 2A, WEW_v2.0, whole genome shotgun sequence DNA region contains:
- the LOC119354157 gene encoding transcription factor MYB41-like translates to MGRAPCCDRTGLKKGPWTQEEDEKLVAYIKKHGQGNWRTLPKNADLERCGKSCRLRWTNYLRPDIKRGRFSFEEEETIIQLHSILGNKWSAIAARLPGRTDNEIKNYWNTHIRKRLLRMGIDPVTHAPRLDLLDLSSLLKPAAYYPTQADLDTLRALEPLANYPDLLRLASTLLAAPTTTSSQPTTEQQMLLPWLIQAQMAQQVSQAPPQHATAADMFLQPSSACQMPGLVHANPAQQLHQDHMVPSDYGQLPGYDNQLELDYVPALMQMASDTSNLQWSSPVTSSNNNNNCNVGSGVSTPSSSPAGRVNSASPTTFCANASNIDAFSADAAGLFDMHLSDLLDVSDYM, encoded by the exons ATGGGGCGCGCGCCGTGCTGCGACAGGACCGGGCTGAAGAAGGGGCCGTGGACGCAGGAGGAGGACGAGAAGCTCGTCGCCTACATCAAGAAGCACGGCCAGGGCAACTGGCGCACCCTCCCCAAGAATGCCG ACCTTGAGCGGTGCGGGAAGAGCTGCCGGCTGCGGTGGACCAACTACCTCCGGCCGGACATCAAGCGCGGCCGCTTCTCCTTCGAGGAAGAGGAGACCATCATCCAGCTACACAGCATCCTCGGCAACAA GTGGTCAGCCATTGCGGCGAGGCTGCCCGGACGGACGGACAACGAGATCAAGAACTACTGGAACACGCACATCCGCAAGCGCCTCCTCCGCATGGGCATCGACCCCGTCACCCACGCGCCGCGCCTCGACCTCCTCGACCTCTCCTCGCTCCTCAAGCCCGCCGCCTACTACCCCACACAGGCCGACCTCGACACGCTCCGCGCCCTCGAGCCGCTCGCCAACTACCCGGacctcctccgcctcgcctccaccCTCCTCGCAGCCCCGACCACAACCTCCTCGCAGCCCACGACCGAACAGCAGATGCTCCTCCCTTGGCTGATCCAGGCGCAGATGGCGCAGCAGGTATCTCAGGCGCCGCCTCAACATGCCACGGCCGCAGACATGTTCTTGCAGCCCAGCTCGGCGTGCCAAATGCCGGGTCTGGTTCACGCGAACCCCGCGCAGCAACTACACCAGGATCACATGGTGCCCTCTGACTACGGGCAGCTCCCGGGCTACGACAACCAGCTCGAGCTCGACTACGTGCCGGCGCTGATGCAGATGGCGTCAGACACGTCGAACCTGCAGTGGAGCAGCCCGGTCAcaagtagcaacaacaacaacaactgcaACGTCGGCTCCGGCGTATCCACGCCGTCATCGAGCCCCGCGGGGCGTGTGAACTCGGCTTCACCGACAACCTTCTGCGCCAACGCGAGCAACATCGACGCCTTCAGCGCCGACGCCGCCGGGCTGTTCGACATGCACCTGTCCGATCTCCTGGATGTGAGCGACTACATGTAA